The following coding sequences are from one Pusillimonas sp. DMV24BSW_D window:
- a CDS encoding branched-chain amino acid ABC transporter permease, whose amino-acid sequence MSDVQSTLLRNTRFRIWEPFFWVVPFVVLALFPGQSFLINQMAIMALYAISLDLILGYTGIMSLGHAAFFGLGAYAAGLFCIHVSPDPIIGLVAGMVVAGIGGLIFSVTVLRGTHLTVVMVTLGVSLILYELANYLTGLTGGADGLQGVDMAPIFGIFKFKFDGITAAYYSLVVLLVFLFICRRLAHSPFGFSLKAIRDNRLRATAIGISAERRIILIYTIAGAIAGVAGAVQAQSMNFASLEVFSFEKSADVLLMVVIGGTAWVYGGFVGAIVFSGLHHILSDITPQYWTFWVGLFLVVLMRVGRDRLLRPWTWFRRETHG is encoded by the coding sequence ATGAGTGACGTTCAATCTACGTTGTTGCGTAATACGCGCTTCAGGATCTGGGAGCCGTTCTTCTGGGTTGTCCCATTTGTGGTTTTGGCGCTGTTTCCAGGGCAGTCGTTTCTGATTAATCAAATGGCGATTATGGCACTGTATGCCATTTCGCTCGACCTGATTCTGGGCTACACCGGCATTATGTCGTTGGGCCACGCTGCCTTCTTTGGTTTGGGTGCTTATGCCGCCGGCTTGTTTTGCATTCATGTTTCCCCCGATCCGATCATCGGGCTGGTGGCAGGCATGGTGGTGGCTGGGATTGGTGGGCTTATCTTCAGTGTTACCGTACTGAGGGGAACCCACTTGACGGTGGTGATGGTCACCTTGGGGGTGTCATTAATACTTTACGAGTTGGCCAACTACCTAACTGGTTTGACCGGGGGGGCAGACGGTTTGCAGGGTGTCGATATGGCGCCTATCTTCGGCATTTTCAAGTTTAAGTTCGACGGCATTACGGCGGCTTACTATTCGCTGGTTGTGTTGTTGGTTTTCTTGTTCATTTGCCGGCGACTGGCGCATTCACCCTTTGGTTTCAGCCTGAAGGCGATTCGCGACAATCGCTTGCGCGCCACGGCCATCGGCATTAGTGCCGAGCGCCGCATCATACTGATTTACACCATTGCCGGCGCCATTGCCGGTGTGGCGGGGGCGGTGCAGGCGCAAAGCATGAACTTTGCCTCGTTGGAAGTGTTTTCTTTCGAGAAATCGGCCGATGTGTTGTTAATGGTTGTGATTGGCGGCACCGCATGGGTATACGGCGGTTTTGTAGGGGCAATTGTGTTCAGTGGCCTGCACCATATTTTGTCCGACATCACGCCGCAATACTGGACCTTCTGGGTTGGTTTGTTCCTGGTTGTGTTAATGCGGGTAGGGCGCGACCGCTTGTTGCGCCCCTGGACCTGGTTCAGGAGGGAAACACATGGCTGA
- a CDS encoding ABC transporter ATP-binding protein — translation MAETEYAFSATGLVKRFGGITAIDNVTLNLRKGARHALIGPNGAGKTTFVNLLTGVLEPTEGTILLEGDDVTDLPVHQRVKRGMVRTFQINQLFDDLTPLETLALTVSEHQGLGGKLWQLLGSNKAVMDRCDELLEQFKLKDVMNQPTHVLPYGKRRQLEIAIALACNPRVLLLDEPVAGVPEGERQDLLAIIDALPKDVSILLIEHDMDLVFSFATRMTVLVNGALLTEADPETIANDPRVKEVYLGHGEPSELVKEVAGG, via the coding sequence ATGGCTGAAACCGAATACGCATTCTCGGCAACGGGCCTGGTGAAGCGGTTCGGCGGGATCACCGCCATCGATAACGTCACGTTGAATTTGCGCAAAGGGGCCCGTCATGCCTTAATCGGTCCGAACGGCGCAGGGAAAACCACCTTTGTTAACTTGCTCACCGGCGTGTTGGAGCCCACGGAAGGGACGATTCTGCTGGAAGGCGATGATGTTACCGACTTGCCGGTGCACCAGCGGGTTAAGCGCGGCATGGTGCGTACTTTTCAGATCAACCAGCTGTTCGACGACTTAACCCCGCTTGAAACGCTGGCGCTGACGGTATCCGAACATCAGGGTCTGGGCGGCAAGCTGTGGCAGTTGCTGGGGTCGAACAAAGCCGTCATGGATCGCTGCGATGAATTGCTTGAGCAATTCAAGTTGAAAGATGTGATGAATCAGCCGACGCATGTATTGCCATACGGCAAGCGTCGTCAGTTGGAAATTGCCATTGCCCTGGCGTGTAATCCACGTGTGCTGTTGCTTGATGAGCCGGTGGCGGGCGTGCCCGAAGGGGAACGTCAGGATCTGCTGGCGATTATCGACGCGTTGCCTAAAGACGTATCCATTTTGCTTATTGAACACGACATGGATTTGGTGTTCAGCTTTGCCACTCGCATGACGGTGTTGGTGAACGGTGCGCTGTTAACGGAAGCCGATCCGGAAACTATTGCCAACGACCCGCGTGTTAAAGAGGTTTATCTTGGGCACGGAGAGCCAAGCGAGCTGGTAAAGGAGGTGGCAGGTGGCTGA
- a CDS encoding ABC transporter ATP-binding protein — translation MAELLRMEGVSAGYAGAVVLQDISLSMEEGQTLALLGRNGTGKTTLINTIVGVTQQYKGGIELLGKPLQKLNPYQRAAAGIGWVPQERNIFKSLTVHENLTAIERPGPWSPNRVYEMFPRLAERKENMGTQLSGGEQQMLAIGRALVLNPKLLLLDEPTEGLAPILVEEVIQGIRRVTRDEGLSAIIVEQHPQLILAISERAVVLDRGTVVHEGTAAELRDDHDKLNHLLGVAR, via the coding sequence GTGGCTGAACTGCTGAGAATGGAAGGGGTAAGCGCCGGCTACGCTGGTGCGGTGGTGTTGCAGGATATTTCCCTGTCAATGGAAGAGGGCCAAACGTTGGCTTTGCTTGGGCGTAACGGCACGGGCAAAACAACGCTCATTAATACCATTGTGGGAGTGACCCAGCAGTACAAGGGCGGTATCGAACTCTTGGGTAAGCCGTTGCAAAAGTTGAATCCTTATCAACGTGCGGCGGCCGGTATCGGGTGGGTACCGCAAGAACGAAATATTTTTAAATCGTTAACCGTACACGAGAACTTAACGGCGATTGAGCGACCGGGCCCATGGTCGCCTAATCGTGTGTATGAGATGTTCCCGCGCCTGGCCGAACGTAAAGAGAACATGGGTACGCAGTTGTCGGGTGGTGAGCAGCAAATGCTGGCGATTGGCCGGGCATTGGTGCTGAACCCCAAGTTGCTGCTGCTTGATGAGCCCACCGAAGGTTTGGCTCCGATTCTGGTTGAAGAGGTTATCCAGGGTATTCGTCGGGTTACGCGCGACGAGGGGCTGAGTGCCATTATTGTGGAACAGCATCCGCAGCTTATTCTGGCTATTTCAGAGCGGGCTGTGGTGTTGGATCGGGGTACGGTGGTGCATGAAGGCACTGCCGCCGAGTTGCGTGACGATCACGACAAGTTGAATCACTTGTTGGGTGTTGCGCGTTAA
- a CDS encoding aromatic ring-hydroxylating dioxygenase subunit alpha gives MYLKNTWYVACTPDEIADKPLGRQICGERIAFYRGKDNKVCAVEDFCPHRGAALSLGYVEDGNLVCGYHGLVMGCEGKPVAMPMQRVGGFPCVKRYAVVERNNFIWVWPGDPDKADESLVPSFEWENNPEWAYGGGLFHVKCDYRLIIDNLMDLTHETYVHTDSIGQEEIDESPVNTAVEGDSVITSRYMEGIHPPPFWQFALKQNGADPTAEVERWQESHFSPPSHVLIDVGVAHVGKGGVNAPQQHKARSIIIDFITPETETTTWYFWGMARNFNPQDTALTGNIQKEHKRIFLQDVDVLEAQQRNLEANPGRRLLMLNIDSGGVQARRIIERLVKQEQEESAASAA, from the coding sequence ATGTATTTGAAGAACACGTGGTACGTTGCCTGCACCCCCGATGAAATTGCAGACAAACCATTAGGGCGACAAATTTGTGGTGAACGCATTGCGTTTTATCGCGGTAAAGATAATAAGGTTTGCGCAGTGGAAGACTTCTGTCCACATCGGGGCGCGGCACTGTCTTTGGGGTACGTGGAAGACGGTAATCTGGTGTGCGGTTACCATGGCCTGGTGATGGGCTGTGAAGGCAAACCCGTTGCCATGCCAATGCAACGCGTGGGCGGCTTTCCGTGCGTTAAGCGTTACGCCGTTGTTGAGCGCAATAACTTTATCTGGGTTTGGCCGGGCGACCCCGACAAAGCCGACGAAAGCCTGGTGCCTTCGTTTGAATGGGAAAACAATCCCGAGTGGGCATACGGCGGCGGACTGTTCCATGTTAAGTGCGACTATCGCCTTATTATCGACAACCTCATGGACCTCACCCATGAAACCTATGTACACACCGACAGCATTGGGCAAGAGGAAATCGACGAGTCGCCTGTGAACACAGCGGTGGAAGGCGACAGCGTTATTACCAGCCGCTACATGGAAGGCATTCACCCCCCGCCGTTCTGGCAATTCGCATTGAAGCAAAACGGTGCCGACCCCACCGCCGAGGTTGAGCGCTGGCAGGAATCACACTTCAGCCCACCCAGCCACGTACTGATCGACGTGGGCGTGGCACACGTTGGCAAGGGGGGCGTCAATGCGCCTCAACAGCACAAGGCCCGTTCAATCATTATCGACTTCATCACCCCTGAAACCGAAACCACCACCTGGTACTTCTGGGGTATGGCGCGCAACTTCAACCCACAAGACACGGCGCTCACCGGTAATATCCAGAAAGAACATAAACGTATTTTCCTGCAAGACGTCGACGTTCTTGAAGCACAGCAACGCAACCTTGAAGCCAACCCCGGCCGACGCCTGCTGATGTTGAACATTGATTCCGGCGGCGTACAAGCCCGGCGCATTATTGAACGCCTGGTCAAGCAAGAACAGGAAGAAAGCGCGGCCTCCGCAGCCTAA
- a CDS encoding class I adenylate-forming enzyme family protein, with protein sequence MSESASHTTQAGTFQPIGTLLKHYALVYPNKAALVDVDNGQRLSFKALQQAVEQSALALKRTGLQPQEKVVLTGDNSIAKVILWLAIWRVGGVVCPLDPGFIRASLNTVVNAIKPALVLAGNTHDHDPAPDSLPNSIRIISYWDVLDNGVVMLDAQKTISTLPPGTDTETSFPLSQAHEVACISCTSGTTGQPKIVVYDHQAMWLNGLDSIDMLQLDSNDRMLEYRSLNWYSSQILSLMPFLQTGLTLHLARRFSLRRFGQWVHTHQLTVSVGVPTIIQLLLKEPIAQHEKLLSSLRVITSSTAPLAIAHWEAFEQHYQRPLINLYGSTETGWISGNRVHDRKPGSVGRVLNSVQLSFAAQRPMPGDAPMLQPFLVNTQKIALGYLSPDGSLQPLRGQPFLMRDAAQLDTDGYLHVWGRTDDLIIRGGVKISPAEVEAIVVSHPHIQDAAVIGMPDELYGMQIVCFFVPYQHQATSTVDIVQHCRQVLPLEKIPQHLIPLSRLPRNHRGKILRSQLTSLARNLLKT encoded by the coding sequence ATGAGTGAGTCCGCAAGCCACACGACCCAAGCGGGCACTTTTCAGCCTATTGGTACTTTGCTGAAACATTATGCGTTGGTCTATCCCAATAAAGCCGCACTGGTCGACGTCGACAACGGCCAACGCCTGAGCTTTAAAGCCCTGCAACAAGCCGTCGAACAAAGCGCCCTAGCCCTTAAGCGTACCGGCCTGCAACCCCAGGAAAAGGTGGTTCTCACTGGCGACAACAGCATTGCGAAAGTGATTCTATGGCTGGCCATATGGCGTGTTGGTGGCGTTGTTTGCCCGCTCGACCCCGGTTTCATTCGTGCCTCGCTCAATACCGTGGTTAACGCAATCAAACCTGCACTTGTGCTTGCGGGCAATACACACGACCACGACCCGGCCCCAGACTCATTGCCCAATTCGATTCGCATCATTTCTTACTGGGATGTGCTCGACAACGGGGTGGTCATGCTCGACGCCCAAAAGACCATCAGCACACTCCCTCCAGGCACCGACACTGAAACATCATTTCCATTGAGTCAGGCTCACGAGGTAGCCTGTATTTCCTGTACGTCAGGCACCACAGGACAACCCAAAATCGTGGTGTACGACCATCAGGCCATGTGGCTCAATGGCCTGGACTCAATCGATATGCTGCAACTGGACTCAAACGACCGAATGCTGGAATACCGTTCGTTGAACTGGTATTCCAGCCAGATTCTTAGTTTGATGCCATTTCTGCAAACAGGTCTCACACTGCATTTGGCCCGGCGGTTTTCATTAAGACGCTTCGGGCAATGGGTACACACACACCAACTCACCGTCAGTGTGGGCGTGCCCACCATTATTCAACTGTTATTGAAAGAGCCGATTGCACAGCACGAAAAGCTTTTGTCATCACTACGCGTCATCACATCCAGCACTGCACCGCTTGCCATTGCGCACTGGGAGGCATTCGAACAGCACTATCAGCGCCCACTCATTAACCTTTACGGCAGTACAGAAACAGGCTGGATCAGCGGCAATCGAGTCCACGACCGCAAACCAGGCAGTGTTGGGCGCGTGTTGAACTCGGTTCAACTGAGCTTTGCCGCCCAACGCCCCATGCCCGGCGACGCCCCTATGCTGCAGCCGTTTCTGGTTAACACGCAAAAAATTGCCCTGGGTTATTTGAGTCCGGATGGTTCCTTGCAACCGTTACGCGGTCAGCCATTTTTAATGCGCGACGCCGCGCAACTGGATACCGACGGCTATTTACACGTTTGGGGTCGCACCGACGACCTCATCATACGGGGCGGGGTCAAAATTTCACCTGCCGAAGTGGAAGCGATTGTTGTGAGCCACCCCCATATTCAAGACGCCGCGGTTATTGGCATGCCCGACGAACTTTACGGTATGCAGATCGTCTGTTTCTTCGTCCCTTACCAACATCAAGCCACTTCCACAGTCGACATTGTTCAGCATTGCCGACAAGTATTACCCCTGGAAAAAATCCCACAACATTTGATTCCGCTGTCACGTCTGCCCCGTAACCATCGCGGCAAAATTCTTAGGTCTCAACTGACCTCACTCGCTCGCAATTTATTGAAGACATAA
- the gcvA gene encoding transcriptional regulator GcvA — translation MPRNLPSLTSLLAFEAAARHLNFTAAGKELHLTQTAISHQIKNLEEHLATRLFVRRNRALVLTTAGQQYLESVRDAIGLLQSATARTRDEKSTEVLTIHCLPTYAMQCLIPRLPEFQALHPNITLQVLTHSTFDQFRQRSYDIAFRYGTGQWRGLKTQLLQSEEIFPVCTPTLAHGINPEAPHAAMAQLAQIRTYFSSTYQDDWPVWLEAAGLGNIDFAREIIFNLQVTSLHAIVNGIGVGLGRTPLIDTYLREGALNAPFKLRLKTGSGYYIVCPEDKAEHRRIQVFWKWACETLGAQTNE, via the coding sequence ATGCCCCGCAATCTGCCCTCTTTAACCAGCCTGCTTGCCTTCGAAGCCGCCGCTCGTCACTTGAATTTCACGGCGGCGGGTAAAGAGCTGCATCTCACACAAACTGCGATCAGCCATCAAATAAAGAACCTGGAAGAGCACCTTGCCACACGGCTGTTCGTGCGACGTAACCGTGCTCTGGTGTTAACCACCGCCGGGCAGCAGTATCTTGAATCGGTGCGGGACGCCATTGGTTTGTTGCAATCGGCCACGGCAAGAACACGCGACGAAAAGTCGACCGAGGTTTTAACCATTCATTGCCTGCCCACGTATGCCATGCAATGTTTAATTCCCCGCCTGCCGGAATTTCAGGCTTTGCATCCCAACATCACGCTGCAGGTTCTCACCCATTCCACCTTCGACCAGTTTCGCCAACGTTCTTACGACATTGCGTTCCGTTACGGCACCGGCCAATGGCGTGGGCTGAAAACACAATTGCTGCAAAGCGAAGAAATCTTCCCGGTCTGCACACCCACGCTCGCCCACGGCATCAACCCGGAAGCCCCCCACGCGGCCATGGCCCAGCTGGCCCAAATTCGAACTTATTTTTCGTCCACTTACCAAGATGACTGGCCCGTATGGCTTGAAGCAGCCGGTCTGGGCAATATCGACTTCGCCCGCGAGATCATTTTCAACTTGCAAGTTACTTCGTTGCACGCCATCGTGAACGGGATTGGCGTGGGGCTGGGTCGCACCCCGCTTATTGACACTTACCTGCGTGAGGGCGCACTGAATGCCCCGTTCAAGTTGAGACTGAAAACGGGTTCAGGCTATTACATCGTTTGCCCTGAAGACAAAGCCGAGCATCGCCGTATTCAGGTGTTCTGGAAATGGGCCTGCGAAACCTTGGGTGCACAGACCAATGAGTGA
- a CDS encoding ABC transporter substrate-binding protein, whose product MNSNQHEPDWKADPEAIQALAPKGRIRAAINYGNPVLAKRLPEGQAGGVSADLARGLAQRVGLEVEFVSFDTAGKVADTAQDDVWDIAFLAIDPKRAETISYTAPYVLIEGTYMVREDSPIKTIEDVDQEGVTVAVGKGAAYDLFLSRTLKNAEIVRYPLSEDAIERFDADGISTVAGVRQPLNTHAGQFPGYRVLEGRFTVIEQAMGCPKGRDKAAALVRRYLEFAKASGMVADGLQRSGEGDATVAPAAQV is encoded by the coding sequence TTGAACAGCAATCAACATGAGCCAGACTGGAAAGCAGATCCCGAAGCCATTCAAGCGCTTGCGCCCAAAGGCCGTATTCGCGCCGCCATTAACTATGGCAACCCGGTGCTGGCCAAGCGATTGCCGGAGGGGCAGGCGGGCGGCGTTTCGGCCGATCTGGCGCGTGGCCTGGCACAGCGTGTTGGGTTGGAGGTTGAGTTTGTGTCATTCGATACCGCGGGCAAGGTGGCTGATACTGCGCAAGATGACGTTTGGGATATTGCGTTTCTGGCCATCGATCCCAAGCGCGCCGAAACCATTTCCTATACCGCACCCTACGTGCTGATTGAAGGTACGTATATGGTGCGCGAAGACTCCCCCATTAAAACCATTGAAGATGTCGACCAGGAAGGCGTGACGGTGGCGGTGGGCAAAGGCGCGGCTTACGACCTGTTCTTGTCGCGCACATTGAAGAACGCTGAGATTGTGCGTTATCCCCTGTCGGAAGATGCGATTGAGCGTTTCGACGCCGACGGCATCAGTACAGTGGCAGGCGTGCGACAACCCTTGAACACCCATGCAGGTCAGTTTCCCGGCTATCGCGTGCTTGAGGGGCGTTTCACGGTGATCGAGCAGGCGATGGGTTGCCCCAAGGGGCGTGATAAGGCGGCCGCGTTGGTGCGTCGTTACCTGGAGTTCGCTAAAGCGTCGGGCATGGTGGCCGACGGTTTGCAGCGCAGCGGCGAAGGTGACGCCACTGTGGCGCCTGCGGCCCAGGTGTAG
- a CDS encoding alpha/beta fold hydrolase has translation MTITECTPRYGNETVAPNVSLHYQYFESQQAGPCTVLLHSLAMDHSFWRFVAPELAKHGSVLCVDLRGHGRSSKPQGPYTIAAMAADVRALLDRLSIDQVVVAGASMGGCVALQFAIDNADITRALGLIDTTAWYGENAAADWANRAAKARLEGFGSLVGFQQTRWFGEPFRERHPQVVQESVAVFVANDLTGYEGACHAMGAFDARSKLLGLRMPVSIVVGTEDYATPVAMAEALYQGIPGSRLKTIEGARHLTPLEVPKDITRMLSELRSRVQQ, from the coding sequence ATGACGATAACTGAATGTACCCCTCGTTACGGCAATGAGACCGTGGCGCCCAATGTGAGTTTGCACTACCAATATTTCGAGTCGCAGCAGGCCGGCCCTTGTACCGTGTTGCTGCACTCTTTGGCGATGGATCACTCCTTCTGGCGCTTTGTGGCGCCTGAACTGGCCAAACACGGTTCCGTGTTGTGTGTCGATTTGCGCGGTCATGGTCGCTCAAGCAAACCACAAGGGCCTTATACCATCGCTGCCATGGCGGCCGACGTTCGTGCGTTACTTGATCGGTTGAGTATTGACCAGGTGGTCGTGGCCGGTGCATCGATGGGGGGCTGTGTGGCATTGCAGTTCGCCATTGATAACGCCGATATTACGCGTGCTTTGGGCTTAATCGATACCACCGCCTGGTACGGCGAAAACGCCGCTGCTGATTGGGCCAACCGCGCAGCAAAGGCGCGTTTGGAAGGGTTTGGCAGTTTGGTGGGTTTCCAGCAAACGCGTTGGTTTGGTGAGCCGTTCCGCGAGCGCCACCCGCAGGTTGTGCAAGAGAGTGTGGCGGTTTTTGTGGCCAATGATTTAACCGGCTATGAAGGCGCTTGCCATGCCATGGGGGCATTCGATGCACGTTCGAAGTTGCTGGGGTTGCGTATGCCGGTGTCGATTGTGGTGGGAACGGAAGATTACGCCACGCCGGTGGCCATGGCGGAAGCCTTGTATCAGGGTATCCCGGGGTCGCGCCTGAAAACCATTGAGGGCGCGCGCCACTTAACGCCGCTTGAAGTGCCGAAAGACATTACACGCATGCTGTCTGAGTTGCGCAGCCGCGTGCAGCAGTAA
- a CDS encoding FAD binding domain-containing protein translates to MKPFDYVKPRQLAEAVSLLSADDPDTRPVSGGTAIMLMMKAGVLRPARLVSLRHVEDEYRQIEVAPDGSLHIGGMTTLAELERSPEIQQGWPMLARTFKTLSNIRVRNVAMIGGNLAHGDPHMDMPPVLTALGAKVVIQGPNGSRELPVKDLCLGYYETALAGDELITKVIVPPMQGRQAAYFKVTTRVSHDWPTLGLAAVVKMEQDRLADARLIVGAATDRPTSLDNAVQLLVGQPLSDALLKQAGEEAAHGLDIVSDQHGSAQYKKHLLSVYLGRAVRAAVGGGQQEAS, encoded by the coding sequence ATGAAGCCTTTTGATTACGTCAAACCCAGGCAATTGGCCGAGGCGGTGAGCCTGCTTAGCGCGGACGACCCCGATACACGACCAGTTAGCGGTGGTACGGCCATTATGCTGATGATGAAAGCCGGTGTATTGCGGCCGGCGCGTTTGGTCAGTTTGCGCCATGTTGAAGATGAGTATCGCCAGATTGAAGTGGCCCCCGACGGTTCTTTGCATATTGGCGGCATGACGACGCTGGCGGAATTGGAGCGCTCGCCTGAAATTCAGCAAGGCTGGCCCATGTTGGCGCGTACGTTTAAAACATTATCGAATATTCGGGTGCGCAATGTGGCCATGATTGGCGGTAATCTGGCGCATGGTGATCCGCACATGGATATGCCCCCGGTGTTAACCGCGCTGGGTGCCAAGGTGGTGATTCAGGGGCCGAATGGTTCGCGTGAGCTGCCCGTGAAGGATTTGTGCCTGGGTTATTACGAAACCGCGTTGGCCGGCGATGAACTGATTACCAAGGTAATTGTGCCACCCATGCAGGGGCGGCAAGCCGCGTATTTCAAAGTAACCACACGCGTATCGCACGACTGGCCAACGTTAGGCTTGGCGGCAGTGGTGAAAATGGAGCAAGACCGCCTGGCTGACGCGCGTTTGATCGTGGGGGCGGCAACCGATCGCCCCACGTCGCTCGACAACGCTGTTCAGTTGTTGGTGGGGCAGCCGCTTTCTGATGCATTGCTGAAGCAAGCAGGCGAAGAAGCCGCGCATGGTTTGGATATTGTTAGCGATCAACATGGTTCCGCGCAGTACAAGAAACACTTGCTTAGCGTTTATCTGGGGCGCGCGGTGCGTGCAGCAGTGGGCGGCGGACAACAGGAGGCATCATGA